DNA sequence from the Primulina huaijiensis isolate GDHJ02 unplaced genomic scaffold, ASM1229523v2 scaffold11459, whole genome shotgun sequence genome:
ATGTTGTATTTGAGTTTCTCTAGTAAAGTTTCTTTTGTTCCCTGATACAGGTTAAATGCTTTATGAAGCAACTACTTTCTGGTCTAGAGCATTGCCACAGCAAGGGTGTCCTACATCGTGATATTAAATGCTCAAATTTGCTAATCGACAATGAAGGAAACCTTAAAATAGCAGATTTTGGGTTGGCCTCTTCCTTTGATCCAGAACGCAAGAAACCAATGACAAGCCGTGTTGTAACATTATGGTATCGTCCTCCTGAACTTCTGCTCGGTGCCAATTATTATGGGGTTGGTGTTGATTTGTGGAGTGCTGGCTGCATTCTGGCTGAATTGCTTGCTGGGAAGCCGATATTACGGGGACGTACAGAGGTACCTTTGCTTCTGTTTATTTGTGGACAACAACATTTTAACTTGAACTTCCTATTGATACAACTAGAAGAAAACAGGGTGTGCAGGACAATCGAGGCCTctgtcaaaaataaatatattttgtatgaTTTAATCTATTCAGAATATTGGGCGGCATCAAACACAGGCTGTGTCCAGTGTGGTGCAGCATATAAAACATCATTGCATTTGAGCTGTTGcacttaatttaatatataaaagttgCACCATTACAAATATTTGGTACAAACCATAGACCTTGGTCTAACAATAACTTCCTGCACCCCCCAAATGACAAAAATTATCGCCAGAGTATTACTTAAAAACAGTGAAACGTCTCTCGTTCTTCTAAAATCGATCCTAGTTTGTCCCTGTGCTCGTATTTTAAATTCCAAAAGCTTATGCATGCATCTTTTTCGTGGAGACTCGGTGCATAAAAAATCTTTTAGCTCTTAATATTGAATTGTCTGACGAAGATACCAATCGAGCTATCCTTACTCTCAAATTTCATTTTACTGCATACTGTTATAGGTATATCTCCAGATAAAAATTATCGGTTTATAGACCGCTTTTTTGCTGATAGGTTGAGCAACTCCACAAGATATTTAAACTATGTGGTTCTCCATCTGATGATTACTGGAAGAAATCCCGTCTCCCAAATGCAACTCTTTATAAACCTCAGCATCCATACAACCGCTGCATAGCTGAGATATACAAGGATTTCCCTCCATCTTCTCTTGCTCTGATACAAACCCTTCTTGAGATTGATCCTGATGAACGAGGCACCGCCGCTGATGCCTTGAATAGTGAGGTAAGTATTTACATTACATTTTTACTTTCCAGCTGAATCCAActgaaatattgatatttattatttgtacAACTAGTTCTTTACCACTGAACCATACGCCTGTGAACCATCAAGCTTGCCAAAGTTTCCTCCGAGCAAGGAAATGGACATAAAACTCAAAGATGAAGAAGCAAGAAGGTACCTTTAATTTACCTTTCttatctttctttcaatcaatAAACATTTGAACATAATCAGGTTTTCTTGTACAGGCTACGTGGTTTGGAAGGGAAACATATTGCTATAGATGGTAACAAAAAGCCAAGAGTTCGTGATAAGTTTAGCCGTGCAATTCCAGCTCCAGAAGCCAATGCAGAACTTCAAACAAATATAGATGTAAGTCAACAAATTATCATTTTCTAATATTTTCCCTGTGGTTCTCCCTTTAATCATCCTTTGGCATTGAGAAATAATTGAGGAGAAATAGATTGGCGTCACTGTGGCGTATCTTTGGAGTGATAATGAAAGAGCAGAACatggatcaaaattttaatgataTGTTAGTCCATCCACGGGGCTAGACGTCGCACTGTCATGGGAGAAGAGTTCGAAATTTTAAGCgtaatttttccaaaaatccACAACCCCCCTTCTCAGTTCCCCCtcaatacaataaaacataCGTATCCTCCAATTAAGATTTAAGCCTATTCCTGTAAAAGTTGGTCGAATATTAGTTGAATAGGTTACTACAAAATTGATCATATGCTATAACCATTATAGTCGGAAAATTGATTTGTATTAATTATTTTGCAGGGGTTGAGAATGATGTCAGATATTAAGGCCAAAAGTAAGAGTGAAAAATTCCCACCACCACATCAGGATGGAGCCGTTGGCCGACTTTTTGATGCATATGGACCCGTATCGTTTGGCGAATCCGACACCTCATTCACTAACTCGATATTCGACTCAAAGTCATCAAGATCTTTACGTCACACCATGTCTGTGAAAAACAGTACACAACAGATCCATAGGGCTCCATCCCGAAGATTCATCAACGCATTCTATCCATCATCTGCTGGTTGGTCAATGGATTACATGTTCGGTCGGAGACGAGCAGTTTCGGAGAACTTCAGGGATCCAAGGTAGTAGTGAATGAGGGAGAGTGGATGTAAAAATTTTTGGGAAATTTGTAGGTGGTTCTTTCGTCGCAGATCAAGTGTAATCTAAGCTATTTTGTCATTTCCCTGGATTGTATCTGTAgtcagtaattttttttgcGTATAATGATTAAAACAAAGCACCATAGACTTGAGAGAGGGCAGTTGCTTCTTCTTGTTCTTAACAGCAGCTACACACCCAATAAGTTTTTAGTGGAGAACAACTTGTGTATTTTGTTGGGTGGGCTTATGATTTATAAGttacagtttaaaatattataatcaaatgtattaaaatatttgatcacGATTCTTGCACAAAACCGTGTCCAATATAATCACATTCACTAGTTGCCAATAATATTTGCAGATATGATCATTTGCATAGAAGCAGATgagtttcaaataaaaaaaaatatcaagacTGAAAAAGATCTAAAAATGTCAATATATTGGCGTTCTGCATTGTTCAGAAGTAAGGTGGTGTGATAGTCAAGAATTCCTTGTTCCAGTGTCAAGAATGACTGAATGAGGCTTAGTGGTCCCGAGTTCAATTACTATCGGCTGCGTACGTGCAATTTCTCCAAAAGATCAAAATCAGCTAGCAGAATAAAATGCAAGAGAAATGATGATATAAGAAGCATGAAATATGCGCAGCTTTCTCTCTATGTCTACACATACACAGTCGCCGGAACTGATTGCACActctttagtattttatttccCCCACGAGACCATCAAATGTAAGAGAAATGATGATATAAGAAGCATGCATGTTGCTGCATTGCCTGCAGCAACATTTAAGCCTAATTTGTTTTGTTTCGTTTCCACTTGTGCTTTCAATGCTCCGTTTCCATGTACGTATGTTATGAATATTAATGAGAATAGAATATTTCTTATGCGTTGATCTTGGTAATTTGATTTCCGTTTTTTGACTGGAGAAAATCCGGCTGTAGGCTATTTTCGCAGAAACATTTTGTAAAAGCATTGTTCGGAAGTTACTTTATTGATTCATAATTTCTCAGAACTTAAAATCCCGATATTCTAGCTTCTTCCACAACAAATGAAAATCCGGCGAATCATATATTCTCTCTTCAAACGCTAAGACCGTCCTCTACTTCACGCGGGATCTAATTTTTCAAagattttgtttgattttatctgattttatgatatatatttgcAGCCATAATGTCTAAGCAGATTTGATTCGTGCACTTCCTACAGTTGGGTGATTAGCTAGACTATTTAGGCTACTGCACATGGATATACGGGTCCATTCAAGTTGAGCCGGTCTCATATCTCTGTCCCTTTGCCACAGTTCTGAGACTAGTAGAAATGGATCGCGAATCATCGTCCAGCCGGAGAAAAATCGCCTCATATGCCGTATTACTTCTAATATTTGGAGTCAGCACACGTAAGTGTATATCCAACATAAATTCATAGAGATACACATAAAATAAATGCTTGTTATGCATGATCAATTATCGCGTGGAGCATATTTCTCACTGAAATATTGTGTGGGGTACGTATGCTCTGGCAGTCGATGTTCGTTGTCTTCTTTCTCGGGTTCTTACTTTCTCACACACATCACTCGATATACCTTTTTGTCTTGGTCAAGACCACTGACTCATGTAAAATGGTTTACCATCATggtaaactttttttttagaaaaaagaaaattttcaactGTGAGACAGTCTCGAGTTATCTGCCGGCAGCACCCAACCCAATATTTCTGTTTAGTTGGTCCATTTCTGTGTTTGGTAACTGTGTGTATACTAAAATCTTGATATTAAATTAGAAATGCATCATGAAATCTCGAGCATTGAATTTCATTCTCTAAATTACAATATTTGTTTATACagaaattattcaaaaaattatatttaaatataaaatgtttttgcacggatgttcatattttaaatctaTTGGTTGTTCGATGTTATATGATACATTTCTTTATAAGACACATTTATAATACGATCGGCCCTCAACCTCCTTaagcttttatttatttatgataatCTTAcgcttttattttttgattacaTGATATCTTGGACTGAATTCTATAATATTTTGATCTCTAGTGGTTTTTTAGCATTACCCAAACTTGAAAATGAAAGAGGCAAACAAAAGGAGAACAACGATTCAATGGCAAAACCAGATCGAATATGGGACAAACTATGCTCAAATTCCGACATTGTTATAATTCAAGGCCCCACCGAGCCTCTCCCCAGCGGAATACCGACATACACCGTGGAAATCATGAATATCTGCTTATCAGGCCGCGATATCTCCCGTATCTCCATCTTAGCTGCGGCTGGTTCATCTCCGCTCGGCTTGTCAACCCTCGAATCTTTCAAGCGTCTCCGATTCGACGATTGTCTGGTCAACGACGGTAAGCCTCTCCTTATAATGGGCGGACACTTTCCTTCCGATATGCCAACACACATTCACTTACCCACTCACTGTTTCCTCCGTCACTTGCTGAATGCTAATCAATactttttcaaatacttccccAACACGTACTGAAAAACATACGCGTGCATGAGCATGTagactagaattttaaactctaacatctttaatattttaaattgatctactcgggctaatatcaaatttatccaaaatttacatataaatttttttaaaaaaatttggaccaCTCGAGCTAAAGCCCGGATATAGGAATGACAATCGATAGGGTATGGatcggatttcatacatccatcctCATACCcatttaagttaattttttcttttaaataatattaataattggTTTGAACAAAGTCAAACATTAAATAAGACATTAAGTTGGAGCTGTATAATGACTAAACCATCGTTATTTGTTGACCAACTGGTCCAACCAAAACTACTACCAATAATGCAATAAATTATGTACAAcgtataataattaattaaaagtcaaaaataaaatgtatttaattttttttcttcttcttgtgAACTAATAATTGGCCAATTGGggaaataattaaatgaagGAATTGGACTTAATTGCTTCATTGTCTACGTCACAGTTGAgctataaattattaattatctcttaatcatATTTTTTACGTAAATGAAAATAGAATGGAAAATGTCATAAAATATCTATAAATTAATCATGTTGAGATCGTGGAATTATATTCATTTAGAGATGTATTAATTAATcgataaataataattgtatTATTTAAAAGAGTATTTTTTTATTCAGTAAATGTAAGtctaattacataaaaaaaatatattatgttttacttgtatcaaatttcttgaattaatatgaaataaaaaattcattatatgtatatttataaaaatatgtaaatgatatttattgtttctaataattaaataatattatattattttacctaattaaataaaattcaccTTTAATTTGAGCACAAGTATCTCCAGatctaattatttgaaaatagcAAAAATAATCGTCTTAAATTTTTGTTGCAATTTGAAAATGCAAAATCAGATTTTTTGGATATAATAAGAAAAGGTTAAAGATGAATCcaactaaatttaaattttaagaaaaaaacaaacattagAATCATGATTTACTATATTGTACGTCCTACTATGTCTAAAATTTTAGAGttctttttaataatttatgatattgaaaaaactatatatttatagaaagatttttcaaaatattattatcttaataatttattgaaattattattttagcaAGTTGACTCAAGTCAGGATCgcgaaaaatatttttctgatTTAGTTCGTGGCGTTTGAAGTTACTGAGAATCAGATGAATACAAATAGTTCACTTTTACATTATTgtgataataaatatttaaataattgaatttcattcgttctatatataaaaaagatacTATCTTTTACAAGATAGTCTCATGGAAATTTATTAATGAAACGAGTAAACTCTgcatatatttacaataaaaataatatttttgacataaaaataatatttttgacatgtgtgatccaaataaaatactCATCTTACCAAATTAACCTGTGAGAGATTGTATGAGTTTTTGtgctataaaaaatttaaacttttatttCATCCATCAAAGTTTCTAATTATGCCCCTAATCAGGATTCAGGAGCTTTCGTGGCATTATCATACAAAATCGAGTATTTAAATCGAACATACAACATTAATGGCTAATATTTTGATAATCAATCACGTACtctttttaaatatgtttttattataaattaatcataATCATTTCAACCCATGAATTAATATATAGGcattttaaaaactaatatGAAAAGGTCAAACAAAAATGTAGGATGATGCGAGAAATTCAAGTCAATCGTATCGTGCTAATCACGTGTCATTGGTcgattattaaatatttagagaaaaaaaatgatgtttttaaCCACCATTAATTGGTATCCAAATCTAGACAGTTCCGAAACATCAAATTTTTAatagtatgtctcttgtgagacggtctcacgaatctttatatgtgagacgggtcaaccttaccgaaattcacaataaaaagtaatattcttagcataaaaagtaatactttttcatggatgatccaaataagagatctgtctcacaaaatacgacccgtgagaccgtctcacacaagtttttgcaatttttaaatgttgaaAGAAAGACAAAAGTGTGGAACACAGTGATTCTACTGATTCTTTCCAGTATGATTTCAACTAAAACATGTTAATTAATTCTAGTTAAATCCAACCTGATCGTGCTATACATTTTAGCTTAGATCTTTGCAGGTCTGAGCTTAATCGAGGAGAAAAAAAAGTCAGCGGCAAGCACTTAACCAAATTCCATTGCCTAATATTTTTGCTCCAACTCGGGAGGGATTTATATTTCCatttaaagaaaattgataCCGCCATTTGAAATGTGTCtacatatgatttttaaatggttaGCTGTTTCTTCACCTCTCTACGGCGTTGAAATTGGGAAAAGGCCTACCTTAGTTTCTCCTCATTTGTCCCATAAAGAACAAATCAATTTGCTGATCATTCAATTAGGAACACAATATTGCtgatcaaatattttatcttggAATACTTTgtaatgataaaaattaaatctaaataatatatatatcatgaaaatcaaaatttaacaaaaaaattgttgCTTTGGACTACCATCTTGTATTGCTATATAGATTGTTAAGTCGATTTAGTAATTAGTAAAGCTGTTCGAACACTAAACCTAGTGTTACGAATGTTGTTCTAATATTTACGTTGTATGTATCAGCCTATTTTTCCTTAGGTGAATGTAGTAACGCTTTCTATGAGTTGACTTTTTAGCTCATATTAATAACTATGGGCGTGTCTTATATATTCGAGGGTATGGGACTATACAACAAATCGCCTGCGCCTCATTCAGCGATTGCCCATTTCAAGCATAGGTTTTGACTGTTGAGTTTATCTCTTCCTCCGATACTCTTTATCTTTTGCATGTGAATTTGTGCGTACATGatcttgatttatatatatatatgagtgtGCGCACGCCAAATCTTTATTCTTGCAACCCTTCTCAGATCCCAGGCGATCTTGATTATTTTTCTCAAGTAAGATTCTTGTTTGCGATTAAACTTTTGTTTGGTGAATCAATTGATCAAAAGATGACCAATTCAAGAAAGCTGAGGTTGGGGTCCATGTTCAGTTTAGCTTATGACAGAGGTTGAAACAAGCATccaaaatctctcatcttttttAGCTTTTGATACATGGAATTTGAGCCGGAGCTGAGGAAGAAAAGTTCCATATTCAAGAAACTCGAAAGTTATCTGTTGACAAACCGGCTAACAaaatcatcttcttcttctggGACAAGTATGTTTACCAAGAGCAGGTCCTGGCACAGTATCACATCGAATCGCGGAAAAAACCCTAGTAAAACGCGCACTCCTAACGGCTGTTTCTCGGTGTACGTTGGGGCCGAAAAGCAAAGATTCGTGATCGAGACCAAGTACTTGAACCACTCTTTATTCAGGACGTTGCTCGAGGATGCTGAAACGGAATACGGCTTCAATTGTGATGGCCCTTTACTGTTGCCATGTGAAGTTGATCTGTTTtgccaagtgttggctgaaatgAAATGCAGCACAACTCATCGTTATACTACCTCCAGTGCTTGTTGCAGTTCCTTCGTCAATCCTGCACGACGGCTAGGCTAAAGTGACATGGCCAAAGGGTATAGCTCTTACAAGCTACGTACTAACCCCGCCGATGACTCAAAACAATTAGTCACTCTTAATCAAGGTCATCAAGCCATGAGTTTATACAAGCAGCTGTGCCCCTCCGATGGATCCAGTCCTGCCATGTCAATTACTCGTGTCCAGGTCTTAAAAGTGGGGAAATTTGAGTAAATCGGGAACGCGTGTAATATTGTACAGCATCCCTATTAATATGAATGTTACAGGTacttgatttttaattgttcaaagtTTATATTGCAGGTGCTCTTAATGATAAACATGACTGGTAGTGGTAAAATTTTGAGTAGAATATGCTTCATACAATACAAAGCAAAATAATATCTATCACAAGCAACACAGGCAAATGAATTGAAAGAAAACTAATTAAAAGGTGGTTCTCCGAGTACCTCCCTCTTTAGAAACAACTACCATAAAAAAACATCATCACTGCACCATTCTCCGGGAAAAGTGCCATTTAATAAGCTTTTCCTCCGGCACcttcttattattatataatcgattatcataatatataaaacccTGCAGAATGGCATACATAAAATATCCCTCTTCGTAGTCAGGTTTTGATCTTGGGAGATCGGACAGAATCTGGATGTACGACTTCCTTCAAACCTGGGAATTTCGTTATTTTTTGGCTCATCGGTGACGTTTCTGGTTCGGTGATGCAAAACCAGCGGTTAAACCAATCTAGTGCTTCCGGGCACATCATCTTGAAGAAGAACAATGCTCTGAACCAAGATGGCACCGTCAAGTACTTGTCTGCTCGGCACACACTGTTCACAATCTCCTTCGCGCATCGGTCCACGGACTTTATCGGAACAGCGCTCATCACAACCTAAGAGTACTTCAAGGTCAGCCAGCTTTGTTAACAAAATCTGATAGTATATATGTACATCTTTTTAGTTTCTCACTAATTTGATTcttaaaaacacaattgagtaaaCATGAATTAGGCCGATGATTAGCTTGGAGCCTTACATCTCGCATTTCTTGGTCTACTACCATTTTTCCATCTTTTGAAAGGATTTTTCCCTTGGTCATCTCCGACTCAACCAATCCGGGCATGACAATAGTAATTCCTATATCGGACCCGAACTCGACTCGCATCGTTTCAAAGAAACTGACAACCGCAGCTTTGCTTGCCTGGAACCAACCGAAGCAATTAAGATCGTGTTATCGTGATATATACTTAAATGTCCCAAACTGGCTGGGATCATAATTAAACCATGAATTTTCTATACTTCACATTGTAATAGCTTAGCCTTGGTGCGTTCAACCAACTGTTGGAAGATGCAATCGCTACAATCTTGCCCTTTGTCATCCTCAGGTATGGAGCGGCAAAATAAGTAGTATAGACCGGACCCCAGAAATTTATGTCCTACCAATTGGGAAATCAATACAATTAtcagtgaaataaatatattctatATATATTTGGACAAAGTTCCCTTATTTCAAAATTAGACCATGTACCATAGCAGGTTTGAAGTTTGTAACATCGAAGCTGTCTTCGAACATGCACGCAGGAGTGATCCCTGCTGGTATCACCAAATGATCCACTGAATCcagaaaatgtaaaatttacTTGTACATTCGTCTAACAAAAACACAAATTNTTCAATCAAACGCTTGCAATCTTCAACTTTCGAAATATCTGTGCGTAGAGGAATAACCAGTGGAGAGCCGAGCCAACGGGCAGTCTCCGCCACCTCTCGCAAAGCCTTGTCTCTTCTAGCCCCAATAACCAAGTATGCACCTCTGCTACCATACTCATAAGCCAGATGctttaaacatatatatgcatTCAAAATCAGTTTATTCATGAATGCACTTCGAATTGTTGAACAAATTGTGTAAATCGTGCATGGACATATAcacatattaattatattttcgtTTACAATATACCTCACCGATTCCAGAAGAAGCTCCGGCGATTACCACAACTTTTCCAGCGACATTCTCCCGGAAAATGGAGCGGAAGACGTAGCGGAGCGACCTGAAACAAAGATACGCTGGAAACAAGAACAAGAACGCATTGAAGGTGAATATTGGTGCGAAAATGTTCAAGAACAAGGTAACCAAATCCATGGCTCAAAAACACTTAACTGCTAAATGCGAATAAGCCCGATTGAGGGAATATAAAATGCATGAAGAATAAATGTTGCATGAAAGAATATTGACACGTTCGGTGTTGGATGGACAGTTGCATATCTTCGTGGTCATCTATGAACCTCTTCACTGGCATGGATTCCTGAAAATCATCGATTCAAAGTTAAAAAGAGTGGAGAGTTTAAGAGTTGGCCAATGGAACGTCTACATTACAAATAACATTATTTATTATGCGAAAACTATTTCAACCTCAAAATTAATTAGATCTCATGCATTTTATCCAATTATTGTGAGACAATTAACACAACCTCTCAAGTCTAATAATACACATACGAATCATGAAATTTACAAGTGATCTAACTATGAACATAACAAATGATCCAACTATGAGCAATCAAACACATAACGTATTGAGTTacttatatcaaatcaaatatgaacaattttcttataacaaGGAAACAACATTTTGGTCAtctcattttcatatttttttcatttttggttttgtttacaatttgtaatttttttcctcatttttcagtcttttttttttatcataattatttatcatgttaCGTCATCATTTTCAGTATCAAGTCAATTTTTTTTGATGCTACGTATATATTATGATGAAAATGACTACAAATGTAAGAAATACGTGGaattataatatgataaaaatgaaaaatatacaaCTTATAAAACTTCAAATATTATTGTCCATTTCCTAATACTATACTGAATTTTcttagatatttaaaatatgatatatttgataaaaaaacataacataacaACAACATGGCGAGAAATacagtaaaaataataattatacaggtgaaatttgacaatgattaataatatcttttgaaaaagaaaaacaaatagtTAGAATCCAATATTGTTTAATCTTACTTTAGGAAACAAAAGGGGAAAAAGAATCACCCGTGACATTAGTTTAGAATGCGTCTAGAGTGGGATATATAAATCCTAGATTCAGGCGAATATCAAATTCACTcccatttaatttattaaattaaagggAAAACACAaagtttaaatttatcatgAACAAGAAACGAAGAGTACTCGGTCGATCCATCTTGCCATGCTTCGTTGCTGTCACGTGCTATCCTTCCATTAAAGGAGGAAAAAGGGGTGTCTCGACATAGCAACCAGGCTCATACCAAGATAGACATAAACTAGGCTACTCGACCAAAACTTTAACATATACCACATAaagtataaaataatattattcataGTACGTGACAGATATTACAATAAGGAAAAAGccaaaaaagggaaaaattCCACAAGTCTAATTAGATGTCTAAACGAACTGATTCGATTCGAGGATTTTTTGAACCGACTATAAAAATTTGCGAATTTTTTTAACCGACTAGAAAAACATTTGATTCGTATTCGATACTCACCGAATTTAAGTCAAACTCGAACCagattattttgttcgatagttcgcgagtctagtattttattaaaataatatagttatatattaaataaataaatttcgaatCTGAATATTTATTTTCGAACAATAATTCAAATAGTTCACGATCATGTTTGAATATTTCGAATCGAACTCGAACTTTAATTCAAA
Encoded proteins:
- the LOC140965659 gene encoding probable serine/threonine-protein kinase At1g54610; translated protein: MGCVIGKRVAGKREVGGSSRQEQRKDASRDTEAAVAVKAQNDVVEESGQKEVEKKIEVVPFAAPTPALTVEFSLRRGVRGAGEGWPSWLKDVVGSVIDNFKPRRANTFEKLDKIGQGTYSNVYKARDLITGKVVALKKVRFDSLEPEAVRFMSREILVLMSLNHPNVIKLEGLVISRMSCSLYLVFEYMEHDLTGLAAIQSVKFTEPQVKCFMKQLLSGLEHCHSKGVLHRDIKCSNLLIDNEGNLKIADFGLASSFDPERKKPMTSRVVTLWYRPPELLLGANYYGVGVDLWSAGCILAELLAGKPILRGRTEVEQLHKIFKLCGSPSDDYWKKSRLPNATLYKPQHPYNRCIAEIYKDFPPSSLALIQTLLEIDPDERGTAADALNSEFFTTEPYACEPSSLPKFPPSKEMDIKLKDEEARRLRGLEGKHIAIDGNKKPRVRDKFSRAIPAPEANAELQTNIDGLRMMSDIKAKSKSEKFPPPHQDGAVGRLFDAYGPVSFGESDTSFTNSIFDSKSSRSLRHTMSVKNSTQQIHRAPSRRFINAFYPSSAGWSMDYMFGRRRAVSENFRDPR
- the LOC140965660 gene encoding 11-beta-hydroxysteroid dehydrogenase 1A-like, with translation MDLVTLFLNIFAPIFTFNAFLFLFPAYLCFRSLRYVFRSIFRENVAGKVVVIAGASSGIGEHLAYEYGSRGAYLVIGARRDKALREVAETARWLGSPLVIPLRTDISKVEDCKRLIEXFVFLLDELDHLVIPAGITPACMFEDSFDVTNFKPAMDINFWGPVYTTYFAAPYLRMTKGKIVAIASSNSWLNAPRLSYYNASKAAVVSFFETMRVEFGSDIGITIVMPGLVESEMTKGKILSKDGKMVVDQEMRDVVMSAVPIKSVDRCAKEIVNSVCRADKYLTVPSWFRALFFFKMMCPEALDWFNRWFCITEPETSPMSQKITKFPGLKEVVHPDSVRSPKIKT